The genomic DNA AAAACTCGTTTCAACTTTAGATCCATTTCCTGCTGCACGTGCAACGATTATCATGGCTATGTATCCGATGTTTTATCCATTGGAATGTTTTTCGATTCCAATGACAATTACAATTAATGGTGATTTTAATCAGCGGCTTATGAAATTAGATCAAGCGGGGAGAATTAAACTGAAATGGAATGCGGACATTTTGTCACAAGTTAAGATGCTCACAACGATGTATCCGATGATTCCGGTTTCTACAGATGCTAACCAAACACTAACTCAAAAAGATGAAGCCACTTTAAAACAATTAAAATCGTATCAACTTGCTTATATAGAAGAACCATTCCAATCTTTAGATGACAAAATAGATGATCAGTCCTTGCCACCTATAGCGATCGATGAACATGCGACAAGTGAAGAGGCGATTATGGAATGGATTCAAAGTAAAGCTGTTCGTATCATTGTATTGAAACCTTTTCGTTTAGGAGGGATTGATCGAGTACTCTCCATTATTGAGAGATTAAAAAAAGAAGATGTACAATTTGTTTTAGGTGGTATGTACGAATGTGGTTTGAGTCGATATTACACTGCTTTATTAAGTCGTGAGGGCAATTATGCAGGAGATATTCCTGAAGACGGTTTTTATTTTAAAGAAGATATTGTAACAGGATCGGGCACTTTAAAAAATGGGCGGTTATATTTTAAACCGCCCGAAGTGAATCAATCTTTATTATTAGCGTTGTGATGCGTATGAGATGTTTTTAAAGGGACAGGATCAAAGCCGCCTTTATGAAATGGATGGCATTTTAAAATTCGTTTTAAGCCGAGCCAGCTTCCTTTTAATGCACCGTGAACTTGAATCGCTTCTAACGTATAGTTGGAACACGTTGGATAGAATCGGCAGGAAGGTGGCGTCAAAGGTGAGATAAAACGTTGATAAAAACGAATCAGTTTGATAAACAAAGTTTTCAAGTTGTAACCTCCTTCAATAGGTTATATTGTAACATAGATAGAAAGGGCGTATGGGGTGTGAAGTTTACCGATAGTCATCATCAAACGGTGGTGCTTGAATTTAAAAATCATCACGATGAACAAAATGGTGAACACGTTTTAGCGTTACCAATTTACAATCAAAATCTTGTGTTAACGCGACATAAAGATAGAGGGATTGAATTTCCAGGCGGTAAACGTGAAATTAATGAATCGAGTCAAGAGGCTGTGCAACGTGAATTATATGAAGAAACTGGCTCAACGATAGACGCGCTTTATTATATTGCGCAATATGAAGTGCAAGGGCAATCACATTGTTTCAAAAAAGATGTTTATGTCGTATTTGTCGACCAGATTGAAGATAAAACTTATTATCATGAAACGTATGGACCTATTCTTACAAAGTCATTAGATACTATTAAAGATGATGAAAAAAGTTATTTATTAAATGATCCTGCGATATTAGCATGTGTAGAAAGGATGAAAGAACTTGGCTTTTATCAAAGCTAAACGAATGCCTAGTGAATTATTATCGCATAAAGTGGAGGAATGGACGTATCGTGTTGATGACCTTAACGTTAAAGGACTCTGCTTGGTACCCCATTCTTATGTGAACAGAATCGTAATCTACTTACGTGGCGGTAAAGGACAAGTAGGACGCGTTCGTTTAGCAAGATTACTTCAATTTATAAGCCCACATACTTTAGTATTTGTGCCATATTATAGAGGAAGTAACGGAAGTCAAGGTTTTGATGAATTTGCGGGTAAAGATTTAAATGATGTTGTAGTTGCCGCAACGATGTTAAAAAATATGTATCCGCAAGCGTCACTGCATCTTGTTGGATTTTCTAGAGGTGGGATTCAAGGGTTACTTACATTTCAAACTGTTAAAGCCAATAGCTATATAATTTGGGGTGGCGTTACGGATTTAAAATTAATGTATGAAGAGCGAGTAGATTTAAGAGGTATGTTAAGAAGAATGGTAGGGCATCCTAAAAAAGATATACAAGCCTATCGTAATCGAAATCCACTTTCTGATATTGATGCTGAATCGCCTCCTATTTTAATTATTCATGGTAAACAAGACCGTCAAGTCGGTATTCATCAAGCGTATTATTTGGAACAACATTTAGAACAAATTGGCGCACGGTATGAAACATTCTATCAACATGATGAAGGTCATGTACCGAGACCACAAGCCATGAAAAAAGTTTTAGCTTTCATACAGGATTGGATGCGTCGACACGACAATCAATCATGAATAAAGATGATCGACTAAAAATATAATTTATCAGCATGACAAAATATAAAAGCGCGCCCGTTAAATTAAACTGGACGCGCTTTTTTGCATACATATAATTATGAAATGGCTTAAATAAATCAGTGATATTCTAATTCGATTTAAATCCACCGTTTAGTTCTAAATCTTGTGCATTTTCGCCAAATTTTTTGAAGTTATCTTTGAATCGCTCTACAAGAAGTTGTGCTTGATCAGTATAGGCTTCTTTATCAGACCAAGCATTTTTAGGTTGTAAAATTGTGCTCGGTACGCCTTCAATTTCAGTAGGAATCGACAATCCAAAAACTTCATCTTTTTCGAATTGTGTATTTTTAAGCGCACCATTTATCGCATCATTGACCATTTTTCTTGTATATTTCAATTCAATACGATTACCTACACCATATTTGCCACCTGTCCAACCTGTGTTGACAAGGTAAACATCAACGGTATGTTTATCGATAAGGTCACCGAGTAAATTTGCATAAACTTCAGCTCTAAGAGGTAAGAATGGTGCACCGAAACAAGTTGAGAATGAAGGGACTGGTTCAGTAATGCCTCTTTCTGTACCCGCTAATTTTGATGTAAAGCCGCTCAAGAAGTGATACATCGCTTGATCTTTATTTAATTTAGAGATAGGTGGTAAAACACCAAATGCATCCGCTGTCAAAAAGATAATTGTATTTGGATGAGATGCTTTAGAAGGGAGCACAATATTATCGATATGGTCAATCGGGTAAGCAGCGCGTGTGTTTTCAGTATAATGATTATCATCAAAGTCAATATATCCATGTGTATCAACCACTAAATTTTCAAGTACAGTACCATATCGAATCGCATTGAAAATTTGTGGCTCTTTTTCAGCTGATAAATTAATCGCTTTCGCATAGCAGCCTCCCTCAATATTGAAAACACCGTTCTCGTTCCAACCGTGTTCGTCATCACCAATGAGTTTACGATTTGGGTCTGCTGACAATGTTGTTTTACCTGTTCCAGATAGTCCAAAGAACAGAGCGACATCACCTTTACCTCCAACATTTGCTGAACAATGCATGCTCATAATATCATGTTTTGGTAATAAATAGTTCATGACAGAAAAGACTGATTTTTTCATTTCACCCGCATATTCTGTGCCGCCAATTAAAATTGTTTTATGCTTAAAAGAAATAATAACAAAAGTTTCTGAGCGTGTACCATCGATTTTTGGGTCTGCCTTAAAGTGAGGTGCAGAAATTAATGTAAAATCTGCTTTGATTTTTGAAGCTTCTTCTTTAGAAGTTGGTTTAATAAACATATTTTGTGCAAATAAATTATGCCATGCGAATTCATTAACTACTGTCAGTTTAAGTTGTGAATTTGAATCACTTCCTGCATAGCCATTAAAAACAAACAATTCTTCTTTGTCATTTAAGTAATCAATAACTTTATGGTAGAGATTGAGAAATTTTTCTTCAGAAATCGGTTGATTGATTGACCCCCAATCGATATCGTCTTTTACCTGTGGATTGTCTACAATAAATTTATCTTTAGGTGAGCGCCCCGTGTATTCACCCGTTTTCGCATTGATGGCACCGAGTTCTGTTAACTCTGCTTCATCACGCTTTAAGATTTTGTTATAAAGTTCGGTTGTTGTAAGTTGAAAATGTGAACTTGGCTTATCGATTAATGCCTCTAACGCACTAGTATTGAATGACATGATCTAATCCCCTCCGAATTTTGTTGAATGTAAGCCTTTACAATTTAAGAGTATAACATATTAGAGAAATAATCCCTACTATATTTAAGGGGAAATAACAGATTTTAGATTAAATATTTATTTTTACGTATTATGACTATGACTTCAGCGTTAAATTCATCGAAAGTTTCAATGGTTCACTCAAATTTATCATTTTTTTAGTGGCTTCTTACATGAATATCGATGTATTCAACATCAACCTTATAGATAGGAAAGGTTTTTAGAAGTGATTTGTGCATAAGTACGAAATTGACAGACTGATAAAAGTTATGTAATATAGTGCTAACGGATTCTCTTATCCTGAGTGGTGGAGGGACATGGACCCAATGAAACCCAGCAACCTCTTTTAACGAAGAAAGGTGCCAAACCGTTTGCAGACAAATATGGTCTGAACGATAAGAGCGAATGGACGTCAGAGCCTTCACTCTATTTTATAGTGTTGAAAGGCTCTTTTTTTATTGAGCTCAGAGAGAGAATGTTCGTAATCCATTATATAAAGGAGTTTATTATGACATACAACAGACGCTTATTTACTTCAGAATCAGTAACAGAAGGTCATCCTGATAAAATTGCAGACCAGATTTCTGATGCAATTTTGGATGAAATTTTGAAAGGAGATAAAAATGCACGTGTCGCTTGTGAGACGACAGTGACGACAGGTATGGCCTTAATCGCGGGTGAGATTTCTACTTCCACTTATGTAGATATTCCAAAAGTCGTACGCGAAACAGTTAAAGAGATTGGCTATACACGTGCGAAGTATGGTTACGACTATAAAACAATGTCTGTTTTAACAGCGATAGATGAACAATCACCTGATATTGCACAAGGTGTCGATCGCGCTTTAGAATATCGTGATGAAATGAATGACGAAGAGTTAAATACAGGTGCTGGCGATCAAGGCTTGATGTTCGGTTTTGCGACAAATGAAACAGATACACTCATGCCATTACCAATTGACCTGTCACATAAATTATCGAAACGTTTATCAGAAGTCCGTAAAAATGGAACTTTAGATTATTTACGACCAGACGGTAAAGTCCAAGTGACGGTTGAATATGATGAACAAAATCAACCCAAACGTATTGATACAATTGTTGTATCTTCACAACATCACGAAGAAATTGAATTAGAAAAAATCCAAAATGACATTAAAGAGTATGTTATTTATCCAACAGTAGACCCAAGCTTATTAGATGAAGAGACTAAATTTTTCATTAATCCAACAGGGCGTTTTGTCATTGGTGGTCCACAAGGTGACGCAGGCTTAACTGGCCGTAAAATTATTGTGGATACTTACGGTGGTTATGCCCGTCATGGTGGGGGTGCTTTTTCAGGAAAAGATCCTACAAAAGTCGACCGTTCTGCAGCCTACGCAGCGCGCTATGTCGCAAAAAACATTGTAGCTGCACAACTTGCGGATAAATGTGAAGTGCAACTTGCCTACGCTATTGGTGTCGCTCAGCCCGTTTCTATCGCTATCGATACATTTGGCACAGGAAAAGTCAGTGAGGATACTTTAATTCAAGCCGTACGTGATCACTTTGATTTAAGACCTGCTGGAATTATTAAAATGCTTGATTTACAACGCCCAATCTATAAACAAACAGCCGCATATGGTCACTTTGGTCGAAATGATGTGCAATTACCTTGGGAAAAAACAGATAAAATTGAATTATTAAAAGAAGCGGTTTCTGCTTTACAATAAATTTTATTGCTTTAACTATCGCTAATTTTATAGTTATTTAATATAATAGAAATAACTGTAGAAATGTAGATAAAAGGAAGGTATTGCAAATGACACAATTTGGTCCAATCGAAATAGGCCTCATTGCTGCTATTGTAATTGCAGCATTATTCTTTATTTTGTTTTTGATAGCGCTCAAAAGTAAAAAGAAAGCGAAAGAAAGTTACGCAAGTCAATATCAAACGAAGCAAGATCAACTGACTCATGAGCATGAAGAAGAGCTTGAAAAAGTTCGAATTGAAAAGAAAAAAGCGGACACGCAACATAAAGAAGAATATGAAACAATGCTTTCTTCAAAAAATAGAGAAATTGATGCATTAAAATTATTTTCAAAAAATAGTAGTGAATATGTGACAGATATGCGTTTACTTGGAATACGTGAAAGATTAGTCAAAGAAAAA from Staphylococcus schleiferi includes the following:
- the yidD gene encoding membrane protein insertion efficiency factor YidD, which produces MKTLFIKLIRFYQRFISPLTPPSCRFYPTCSNYTLEAIQVHGALKGSWLGLKRILKCHPFHKGGFDPVPLKTSHTHHNANNKD
- the pckA gene encoding phosphoenolpyruvate carboxykinase (ATP) codes for the protein MSFNTSALEALIDKPSSHFQLTTTELYNKILKRDEAELTELGAINAKTGEYTGRSPKDKFIVDNPQVKDDIDWGSINQPISEEKFLNLYHKVIDYLNDKEELFVFNGYAGSDSNSQLKLTVVNEFAWHNLFAQNMFIKPTSKEEASKIKADFTLISAPHFKADPKIDGTRSETFVIISFKHKTILIGGTEYAGEMKKSVFSVMNYLLPKHDIMSMHCSANVGGKGDVALFFGLSGTGKTTLSADPNRKLIGDDEHGWNENGVFNIEGGCYAKAINLSAEKEPQIFNAIRYGTVLENLVVDTHGYIDFDDNHYTENTRAAYPIDHIDNIVLPSKASHPNTIIFLTADAFGVLPPISKLNKDQAMYHFLSGFTSKLAGTERGITEPVPSFSTCFGAPFLPLRAEVYANLLGDLIDKHTVDVYLVNTGWTGGKYGVGNRIELKYTRKMVNDAINGALKNTQFEKDEVFGLSIPTEIEGVPSTILQPKNAWSDKEAYTDQAQLLVERFKDNFKKFGENAQDLELNGGFKSN
- the metK gene encoding methionine adenosyltransferase; this encodes MTYNRRLFTSESVTEGHPDKIADQISDAILDEILKGDKNARVACETTVTTGMALIAGEISTSTYVDIPKVVRETVKEIGYTRAKYGYDYKTMSVLTAIDEQSPDIAQGVDRALEYRDEMNDEELNTGAGDQGLMFGFATNETDTLMPLPIDLSHKLSKRLSEVRKNGTLDYLRPDGKVQVTVEYDEQNQPKRIDTIVVSSQHHEEIELEKIQNDIKEYVIYPTVDPSLLDEETKFFINPTGRFVIGGPQGDAGLTGRKIIVDTYGGYARHGGGAFSGKDPTKVDRSAAYAARYVAKNIVAAQLADKCEVQLAYAIGVAQPVSIAIDTFGTGKVSEDTLIQAVRDHFDLRPAGIIKMLDLQRPIYKQTAAYGHFGRNDVQLPWEKTDKIELLKEAVSALQ
- the ytkD gene encoding RNA deprotection pyrophosphohydrolase, whose protein sequence is MKFTDSHHQTVVLEFKNHHDEQNGEHVLALPIYNQNLVLTRHKDRGIEFPGGKREINESSQEAVQRELYEETGSTIDALYYIAQYEVQGQSHCFKKDVYVVFVDQIEDKTYYHETYGPILTKSLDTIKDDEKSYLLNDPAILACVERMKELGFYQS
- the menC gene encoding o-succinylbenzoate synthase: MKLMGIHFYRFDPRFVHPIQTAKIKLTHRHTLFVALQDEHGKLWFGECNAFETDWYHHETITDVKQTLQKWFENVRGQEIRNFSEGQKLVSTLDPFPAARATIIMAMYPMFYPLECFSIPMTITINGDFNQRLMKLDQAGRIKLKWNADILSQVKMLTTMYPMIPVSTDANQTLTQKDEATLKQLKSYQLAYIEEPFQSLDDKIDDQSLPPIAIDEHATSEEAIMEWIQSKAVRIIVLKPFRLGGIDRVLSIIERLKKEDVQFVLGGMYECGLSRYYTALLSREGNYAGDIPEDGFYFKEDIVTGSGTLKNGRLYFKPPEVNQSLLLAL
- a CDS encoding alpha/beta hydrolase family protein — translated: MAFIKAKRMPSELLSHKVEEWTYRVDDLNVKGLCLVPHSYVNRIVIYLRGGKGQVGRVRLARLLQFISPHTLVFVPYYRGSNGSQGFDEFAGKDLNDVVVAATMLKNMYPQASLHLVGFSRGGIQGLLTFQTVKANSYIIWGGVTDLKLMYEERVDLRGMLRRMVGHPKKDIQAYRNRNPLSDIDAESPPILIIHGKQDRQVGIHQAYYLEQHLEQIGARYETFYQHDEGHVPRPQAMKKVLAFIQDWMRRHDNQS